The Ignavibacteriales bacterium genome has a segment encoding these proteins:
- a CDS encoding YkgJ family cysteine cluster protein — translation MKVETDLDTIKLVGKQKEDENWKFRSYLKRLDIEAEELDKIVFEINNEVTSQIDCTKCANCCKVVYPILDEEDVVKFSSSLNRSIEEFKSNYLVISDEGKDKYNFNSVPCPFLKENKCSNYINRPKDCESFPHLHKEHFWTRLMGVVQYYSICPIVFNVYEQLKKELWRRDWKTRIL, via the coding sequence ATGAAAGTGGAAACAGATTTAGATACTATTAAGTTGGTTGGTAAACAGAAAGAAGATGAGAATTGGAAGTTTCGTTCTTATTTAAAGAGATTAGATATAGAAGCTGAGGAACTAGATAAAATTGTTTTCGAGATAAATAATGAGGTTACATCACAAATAGATTGCACAAAATGCGCAAACTGCTGCAAAGTTGTTTATCCAATATTAGATGAAGAAGATGTGGTTAAGTTTTCATCAAGTCTAAATAGGAGTATTGAAGAATTTAAGTCTAATTATTTAGTTATTTCAGATGAGGGAAAAGATAAATACAATTTCAATTCTGTTCCTTGTCCGTTTTTAAAAGAGAATAAATGTTCTAATTATATTAATCGACCTAAAGATTGTGAATCGTTTCCACATTTACATAAAGAACACTTTTGGACAAGGTTAATGGGAGTAGTTCAGTATTATTCAATATGTCCAATTGTATTTAACGTTTATGAGCAATTAAAAAAAGAATTATGGCGACGAGATTGGAAAACTAGAATATTATAA
- a CDS encoding DUF4256 domain-containing protein has product MKNINRNKKKLTPGQHEKLLRTLKTRFEKNMNRHKDLEWAKVESKLEASPEKLWSINEMERTGGEPDVIGYDKKKAEYIFYDCSTESPIGRRSVCYDREALESRKEFKPNNNAIDMAAAIGIEILTEEQYRELQKLGNFDLKTSCWVKTPSEIRKLGGALFCDRRYDTVFVYHNGAESYYAARGFRGSQRV; this is encoded by the coding sequence ATGAAAAACATAAATCGCAATAAAAAGAAATTGACACCCGGACAACATGAAAAACTACTTAGAACATTGAAGACCCGTTTTGAGAAAAATATGAATCGTCACAAAGATCTTGAATGGGCTAAAGTAGAGTCAAAACTGGAAGCTAGTCCAGAAAAACTGTGGTCTATCAACGAAATGGAAAGAACCGGCGGGGAACCGGATGTTATTGGTTATGATAAAAAGAAGGCTGAATACATTTTTTATGATTGTTCGACGGAAAGCCCTATCGGACGCAGAAGCGTTTGTTACGACCGCGAAGCTCTCGAGTCAAGGAAAGAATTTAAACCGAATAATAACGCAATAGATATGGCTGCAGCGATAGGTATTGAAATTCTAACAGAAGAACAATATCGGGAGCTGCAGAAACTTGGAAATTTCGATTTAAAAACTTCATGCTGGGTGAAAACACCTTCAGAAATTAGAAAACTTGGCGGTGCCCTCTTCTGTGATCGTCGTTATGACACTGTCTTTGTCTATCACAACGGTGCAGAATCTTACTATGCCGCAAGGGGATTCCGTGGTTCGCAAAGAGTTTAA
- a CDS encoding thioesterase, with protein MENHFDKIFELRYSEMDKSGDTSPTTILTLLEETAADHCYSIDNSLYDLKEQDIGWVLLSGIIQMDRYPTYKEKIIIRTWMSSYSFIKGIRENIIYDEQENIIGRAKGLWVFFDIKRRRPVQIFDEIKKKWSYYNEESIKHNIAINIEVNESESYNKKYDVNRFDIDMYKHLNNIRYLQWVIDSMDEDIVDNCYLSSIEGRFVSEVRNGDTIMSLTQKNINDNSFVHAIKNQDSKKVCATAKTVWKEKNK; from the coding sequence ATGGAAAATCATTTTGATAAAATATTTGAGCTAAGGTATTCTGAAATGGATAAGTCTGGCGACACTTCACCCACTACTATTTTAACTTTACTCGAAGAAACAGCCGCAGATCATTGTTATTCTATAGATAACAGTTTGTATGATCTTAAAGAACAAGATATCGGCTGGGTATTGCTTTCTGGAATTATACAAATGGACCGTTATCCTACTTATAAAGAAAAGATCATTATCAGAACATGGATGTCAAGTTACTCATTTATAAAAGGAATAAGGGAAAACATTATTTATGATGAACAAGAAAATATTATAGGAAGAGCTAAAGGTCTATGGGTTTTCTTTGATATAAAAAGGAGAAGACCTGTCCAAATATTTGACGAGATCAAAAAGAAATGGTCTTACTATAATGAAGAATCAATAAAACATAACATTGCTATTAATATAGAAGTAAATGAATCTGAAAGTTATAATAAGAAATATGATGTTAATCGGTTTGACATAGATATGTATAAGCATTTAAATAATATCAGATATTTGCAATGGGTAATCGATTCCATGGATGAAGATATTGTTGACAATTGTTATTTGAGTTCTATCGAAGGGCGTTTTGTTTCAGAAGTTCGAAATGGGGATACAATCATGTCTTTAACTCAGAAGAATATTAATGACAATTCTTTTGTTCATGCTATAAAAAATCAAGATAGTAAAAAGGTTTGTGCCACAGCAAAAACAGTTTGGAAAGAAAAAAATAAATAG
- a CDS encoding NAD(P)/FAD-dependent oxidoreductase: MSESKSFQVIVIGAGIAGLTAAYFLAQKGISVKLFEASDRVGGRMTTDIVNDFILDRGAQFLSSEYNLLLSIAAELGLKSNIHETSPWSAIVRNGKICRMRLDNPIHTLTSGLLNLSAWLKLGWRSWQLRQSLNSLSLNDYSKWASFDNESVSSWTNRMIDPIVTEYLFEPMLQGFYFQEPEATSLSLSMALLAFGFRRSRTLSISGGIGTLAESIASRLDVDLDSLVSCIESSSDSVSVNVNNSQTKAEYVILAIPAVNAGQIFTSSCEITNRLMSTRYSTNINIAIMTNEKFLLPDHLKDVYGLLIPRAERKNIASIGIESNKNHKYTHHGQLLNIMLSNKASESMMFDKDDSIVETVVSEALKYLPGLSNKISSTRIYRWKHAEPYSHIGRAKDLVQYRDYKYLEERVLLAGDYMSMPFTEGASESGRWAAEQILKNRI, encoded by the coding sequence ATGTCGGAATCTAAATCGTTTCAAGTAATAGTCATTGGAGCTGGGATTGCTGGTCTTACAGCAGCCTATTTTCTTGCCCAAAAAGGAATAAGTGTAAAATTGTTTGAAGCTTCCGATCGAGTCGGTGGTAGAATGACAACAGATATAGTCAATGACTTTATTTTGGATCGAGGTGCTCAATTTTTATCGAGCGAATACAATCTCTTATTGTCCATTGCTGCTGAACTTGGATTGAAAAGCAACATCCACGAGACTTCTCCTTGGAGTGCAATTGTACGAAATGGAAAAATATGCCGAATGCGTCTTGATAATCCTATTCACACATTGACAAGCGGTTTATTAAACCTTTCAGCCTGGTTAAAACTTGGTTGGCGAAGTTGGCAATTGCGTCAATCATTGAATTCACTTTCGCTCAATGACTACAGCAAATGGGCATCTTTTGATAATGAATCCGTGTCTTCTTGGACTAATAGAATGATTGACCCAATTGTAACAGAATATTTATTCGAGCCGATGTTACAAGGATTCTACTTCCAAGAACCTGAAGCGACATCTCTTTCGTTATCAATGGCCCTGTTAGCGTTTGGTTTTAGGCGTAGCCGCACTTTATCTATCTCTGGTGGAATTGGGACTTTGGCCGAATCGATAGCATCACGATTGGATGTTGATCTTGATTCGCTGGTAAGCTGCATTGAAAGCAGTTCCGATTCAGTCAGTGTCAATGTAAACAATTCTCAAACAAAAGCTGAGTATGTGATTCTGGCAATACCTGCTGTTAATGCTGGACAAATTTTTACTAGTAGTTGCGAAATTACAAATAGGCTAATGTCAACACGTTACAGCACTAACATAAATATTGCAATCATGACAAATGAAAAATTTTTATTGCCTGATCATTTAAAGGATGTATATGGGTTGCTAATCCCACGCGCAGAACGAAAGAATATTGCTTCGATTGGTATTGAATCGAACAAAAATCATAAATATACTCATCATGGGCAGTTATTAAATATTATGCTATCAAACAAAGCATCTGAGTCTATGATGTTTGATAAGGATGATTCAATTGTTGAAACAGTAGTGTCGGAGGCTTTAAAATATTTACCTGGGCTATCTAATAAAATTTCTTCTACACGTATTTACCGTTGGAAGCATGCTGAACCTTATTCGCATATAGGAAGAGCAAAAGATTTAGTGCAGTATAGGGACTACAAGTATTTAGAAGAACGTGTGCTATTAGCTGGTGACTATATGAGTATGCCATTTACTGAAGGAGCGTCAGAATCGGGAAGGTGGGCAGCTGAACAAATTTTAAAAAACCGCATATAA
- a CDS encoding type II toxin-antitoxin system RelE/ParE family toxin — protein MSKNNFSVRLLSIAEEDFTEIISFINADNIKAAANLADKIEKNLELLADNPLLGKSPSDSDLKLLGYRYLIIENPLIFYTIEKRTILIHRMLHGARNYKPLLL, from the coding sequence ATGAGCAAAAATAATTTTAGCGTTCGACTTTTAAGTATCGCAGAAGAAGATTTCACTGAAATAATTTCTTTCATTAATGCTGATAATATAAAAGCCGCTGCAAATCTCGCCGACAAAATTGAAAAGAACTTAGAATTACTTGCTGATAATCCTTTGTTAGGTAAATCTCCCAGCGATTCTGATCTTAAACTGCTTGGATACCGATATTTGATTATTGAGAACCCCCTAATTTTTTACACAATAGAAAAAAGAACAATTTTGATTCATAGAATGCTTCACGGTGCAAGAAACTATAAACCACTTCTCCTTTAA
- a CDS encoding ATP-binding cassette domain-containing protein, with amino-acid sequence MKKSDEILKVDSILKQFGKITAVNNLSFSINRGEIFALLGPNGAGKTTIVRMLMDIIKPDEGIIEFYLNENKSSQIPLASELGYLPEERGLYQEIPIIKTLVFMGVIRGMIKKQAEKSAEEWLEKLELYERKNEKLSTLSKGNQQKVQFISSVLHNPSFAVLDEPFAGFDPINQEAFLMIIKELRDKGTTILLSAHQMHLVERIADRVLLLNNGKKIAYGTVDEIKKDFSTGEKIIINVEGIPDLSLLQNDDAVEKVESINDTEVKIFLKQNKSLSGLLNKAASNYRITSIKTEHISLHDIFIEKISKDKGASNE; translated from the coding sequence ATGAAAAAATCAGATGAGATACTGAAGGTAGATTCAATACTAAAACAATTTGGAAAAATTACCGCAGTAAATAATCTTTCCTTCAGTATAAATAGAGGAGAAATATTTGCGTTGCTTGGTCCTAATGGTGCTGGAAAAACCACTATAGTGCGTATGTTGATGGACATAATTAAACCCGATGAAGGAATAATTGAATTTTACTTAAATGAAAATAAAAGTTCCCAGATTCCTCTTGCTTCTGAACTTGGTTATTTACCCGAAGAACGTGGATTATATCAAGAAATCCCAATTATAAAGACTTTAGTTTTTATGGGTGTCATCAGAGGTATGATCAAAAAGCAAGCTGAGAAGTCTGCCGAAGAATGGCTTGAAAAACTTGAATTATACGAGAGAAAAAACGAAAAACTAAGCACACTTTCAAAAGGAAATCAACAGAAAGTTCAGTTTATTTCTTCTGTTCTTCACAATCCATCATTTGCGGTACTTGACGAACCTTTTGCTGGTTTCGATCCTATCAATCAAGAAGCATTTTTAATGATAATCAAAGAACTTCGCGATAAAGGGACCACTATACTATTAAGTGCACACCAAATGCACTTGGTTGAACGTATTGCCGACCGTGTTTTACTCTTAAACAATGGGAAAAAAATTGCTTATGGAACCGTTGATGAAATAAAGAAAGACTTTTCTACCGGAGAAAAAATAATAATAAATGTTGAGGGCATACCTGATTTATCGTTGCTCCAAAATGATGATGCTGTGGAAAAAGTTGAATCTATTAATGATACTGAAGTAAAAATATTCTTAAAGCAAAACAAATCATTATCGGGGTTGCTTAACAAAGCCGCTTCAAACTATAGAATAACTTCCATAAAGACTGAACATATATCTTTACACGACATATTTATAGAGAAAATTAGTAAGGACAAAGGTGCAAGTAATGAATAA
- a CDS encoding type II toxin-antitoxin system prevent-host-death family antitoxin, translating into MPIIKPISDLRNKSNEISKLANDSNEPIYITKNGEGDLVVMSMNHYSKMQLKLDLLSKLSLAQKQKSTGDTGNSLKQVMTKIRTMINEQK; encoded by the coding sequence ATGCCAATAATAAAACCCATATCTGATTTAAGAAACAAATCAAATGAGATTTCAAAACTTGCAAACGATTCTAATGAACCAATCTATATCACTAAGAATGGTGAAGGTGATCTAGTTGTCATGTCAATGAATCATTATTCCAAGATGCAACTCAAACTTGATTTGCTTTCAAAATTATCACTTGCCCAGAAACAAAAATCAACCGGTGATACTGGAAACAGTCTTAAACAAGTTATGACTAAAATCCGGACAATGATAAATGAGCAAAAATAA
- the rsgA gene encoding ribosome small subunit-dependent GTPase A, which translates to MNCIERLGFDKWFQDKIETTKLVDSQIARVISVNKNSFVVSNGKNDIYSELTGKFLFNTDSSLDIPTVGDWVYAQFFDDDSLAIINEIFPRKSLLKRKTSGKKVDYQLIAANIDTAIIMQSLDSNFNLRRLERYLVMINESNINPVIFLSKSDLKNKDEIEKKKNDIYKIIPGIKIEVFSNNNLSEIENIKTLLTPSETFCLLGSSGVGKTTLLNNLIHRDLYKTQPIREKDGRGKHTTSRRELIVLENGSIVIDNPGMRELGIMSIDSGLDDTFNEIAELSKECRYKDCTHIIEKGCAILKAVEEEKLTVERYNNYIKIYKESLYNEMSYLEKRQKDKKFGKFMHTYLKNKNDKG; encoded by the coding sequence ATGAATTGTATTGAAAGACTTGGATTCGATAAATGGTTCCAAGATAAAATTGAAACGACAAAATTAGTTGATTCCCAAATTGCAAGAGTAATCAGTGTGAATAAAAATAGTTTTGTTGTTTCAAACGGCAAAAATGATATTTATTCTGAATTAACCGGAAAATTTTTATTCAATACTGATTCATCCTTAGATATCCCCACTGTAGGAGATTGGGTCTATGCTCAATTTTTTGACGATGATTCATTAGCTATCATTAACGAAATATTTCCCCGTAAATCATTATTAAAAAGGAAAACCTCAGGTAAAAAAGTCGATTATCAACTGATCGCAGCTAACATAGATACAGCAATAATAATGCAATCTCTTGATTCCAATTTTAATTTAAGGAGATTGGAACGCTACCTAGTGATGATAAACGAGAGTAATATTAATCCAGTTATATTCCTAAGTAAAAGTGATTTAAAAAACAAAGATGAGATTGAAAAGAAGAAAAACGATATTTACAAAATCATTCCGGGTATTAAAATAGAAGTATTCAGTAACAACAATTTGTCCGAAATAGAAAATATTAAAACACTCCTTACTCCTTCCGAAACTTTTTGTCTGCTTGGTTCATCCGGTGTTGGTAAAACTACATTATTAAATAACCTCATACACAGGGACCTGTATAAAACTCAACCAATCAGAGAGAAGGACGGACGAGGTAAACATACTACTTCACGACGCGAACTTATAGTTTTAGAAAATGGGTCGATTGTGATAGATAATCCCGGAATGCGTGAACTCGGAATAATGTCTATTGATTCGGGTCTCGACGATACATTTAATGAAATTGCAGAATTATCAAAAGAGTGCCGCTATAAGGATTGCACTCATATTATTGAAAAAGGTTGTGCAATTTTAAAAGCAGTTGAAGAAGAAAAACTAACTGTTGAGCGGTATAACAATTATATAAAAATCTATAAAGAATCATTGTATAACGAAATGTCATATTTAGAAAAGAGACAGAAGGATAAAAAGTTCGGAAAATTTATGCATACATATCTGAAAAATAAAAATGATAAAGGATAG
- a CDS encoding isocitrate lyase/phosphoenolpyruvate mutase family protein, whose product MVSSIQKGKAELFLKYHQDKEILVLLNSWDIGSSKLIEACGYKAIATTSMGIAASLGYPDCQVIQLSEMIETITGIANGVQAPVTVDIEAGYGNNLNEIIDSVKKIIATGIVGINIEDSIDLNPTLIDEMEFCERISAIRELSDSLSFHLVINARTDSFYISSGSPREKLSESIKRGNKYREAGADCIFVQPVWEKETISTLVKEINAPINILANPGIGAGIPPSVSELQDLGVARLSLGSGLMKATLALIKKVADELSEKGSYNILLNTLTPLPDAAMAYKMAIGLNK is encoded by the coding sequence ATGGTTTCAAGTATTCAAAAAGGAAAAGCCGAACTGTTCTTGAAATATCATCAAGACAAAGAAATTCTGGTTCTGTTAAACTCATGGGACATCGGAAGTTCTAAATTAATAGAAGCATGTGGCTATAAAGCAATTGCAACAACAAGTATGGGAATAGCTGCCTCTTTAGGTTATCCTGACTGCCAAGTAATACAATTATCAGAAATGATTGAAACTATTACGGGAATCGCAAATGGAGTACAAGCTCCGGTAACTGTGGATATAGAAGCCGGATATGGAAATAATTTAAACGAAATAATTGATTCTGTTAAAAAGATAATTGCAACAGGCATTGTTGGAATAAACATTGAAGACAGTATTGATTTAAATCCAACATTAATTGACGAGATGGAATTTTGTGAAAGAATATCAGCTATTCGTGAATTATCAGATTCATTGAGTTTTCATTTAGTAATTAATGCAAGAACGGATTCATTTTATATTTCGTCAGGTTCGCCACGAGAAAAATTATCTGAATCAATTAAGCGTGGCAATAAATACAGGGAAGCTGGTGCCGACTGTATATTCGTACAACCTGTATGGGAAAAAGAAACGATTTCAACATTGGTTAAGGAAATTAATGCCCCCATTAATATTCTTGCAAATCCAGGGATTGGGGCAGGAATACCGCCATCCGTAAGTGAACTTCAGGATTTAGGTGTTGCCCGTTTAAGTCTGGGTTCAGGTTTGATGAAAGCGACATTAGCTTTGATAAAAAAAGTTGCTGACGAACTATCTGAAAAAGGGAGTTACAATATTTTATTAAATACCTTAACACCACTTCCCGACGCTGCGATGGCTTATAAAATGGCAATAGGGTTGAATAAATGA
- a CDS encoding class I SAM-dependent methyltransferase — protein MDRSKLYVYSDGSRFLNRSTKEIFTEIEKKNVWHEEESVSGFGSALAQVKTVIKELPKVIKELDIKTIFDIPCGDFNWFKEINLSNNIYLGGDIVEDIVHRNNQKYKSDNINFVQFNMLEDIQESMDLVFCRDCLVHLSIMDIWKALSNIQKSNSRYLMITTFTQEEINNNIVTGGWRPLNFMKTPFNFPEPILIINENCTERDGIFSDKSLGVWEIKDLVIK, from the coding sequence ATGGATCGTTCAAAACTATATGTTTATTCAGATGGCAGTAGATTTCTAAACAGATCTACAAAAGAAATATTTACAGAGATTGAAAAGAAAAATGTTTGGCACGAAGAAGAATCGGTTTCTGGATTTGGGTCGGCATTAGCGCAAGTAAAAACCGTTATTAAAGAATTGCCGAAGGTTATAAAAGAACTGGATATTAAAACTATTTTTGACATTCCTTGTGGAGACTTTAATTGGTTTAAAGAAATTAATCTCTCCAATAATATTTATTTGGGAGGTGATATAGTAGAAGACATTGTCCATAGAAATAATCAGAAATACAAAAGTGATAATATAAATTTTGTGCAATTCAATATGCTTGAAGATATTCAAGAATCAATGGACCTGGTTTTTTGCCGAGATTGCTTAGTCCACTTATCAATAATGGATATTTGGAAAGCCTTATCAAATATCCAAAAAAGTAATTCAAGATATTTAATGATAACTACGTTTACTCAAGAAGAAATAAACAATAATATAGTAACTGGTGGTTGGCGTCCATTGAATTTTATGAAAACTCCTTTCAATTTTCCAGAACCTATCCTGATTATTAATGAGAATTGTACTGAAAGGGATGGCATTTTCAGTGATAAGTCATTAGGAGTGTGGGAAATAAAGGATTTAGTCATAAAATAA
- a CDS encoding ABC transporter permease translates to MNNGKSSKIKLTLEVAKWEFNRWFKLKDQIITLLISALISLLIFGGKALIEKFSDDNVQLVIINSHVLPIKLSNESKIKLTKKEFTETDEQKKLLAKKEIGGILILNDIDNIELIVNKKPAWLGELQKALTAARQQIILKQSNISQEQLKNIFQQAQIKMNYTETKREESSTGEKVSAGIFIGLMLLGVFFGLSYQFVAITGEKQLRITEVIASAISPKTWIDGKILGISLLSIVLLVTSALSTVVFIMVSSMFGSGWSMPLSITNPLLIVVLFILSISGFLLWNTFFSAIAATINDPNTSARSSLMMVPVIPVAIAFYALGNPDSLVMKILSLFPLTSSPVLSARLVLTDVPFIEILLSLILLILSIWYLRKAAGRIFSLSILMYGKEPSWKEISKWLRESRK, encoded by the coding sequence ATGAATAATGGGAAAAGCTCAAAGATCAAATTGACTCTTGAGGTTGCTAAATGGGAATTCAACAGATGGTTCAAATTAAAAGATCAGATCATCACTCTGTTGATTAGTGCATTGATTAGTCTCTTAATTTTTGGCGGAAAAGCTCTCATAGAAAAATTCAGTGATGATAATGTTCAATTAGTCATTATCAACAGCCATGTTCTTCCTATCAAATTAAGTAATGAAAGTAAAATCAAACTAACAAAAAAAGAATTTACTGAGACAGATGAGCAGAAAAAGTTATTGGCTAAAAAAGAAATAGGTGGAATACTAATATTAAACGATATTGATAATATTGAGCTAATAGTAAATAAAAAACCCGCCTGGTTAGGAGAATTGCAGAAAGCGCTTACTGCGGCACGGCAACAAATCATACTTAAGCAATCAAATATTTCCCAAGAGCAACTTAAAAATATTTTTCAGCAAGCTCAAATAAAAATGAACTACACCGAAACCAAAAGAGAAGAAAGTAGTACCGGCGAGAAGGTTTCAGCCGGAATATTTATTGGATTAATGTTGCTTGGAGTATTCTTTGGATTGTCTTATCAATTTGTAGCCATAACTGGGGAGAAACAACTTAGAATAACTGAAGTAATAGCATCTGCTATTAGTCCCAAAACTTGGATAGACGGTAAGATTTTAGGTATATCATTGTTATCAATTGTTTTGCTTGTAACAAGTGCTTTAAGCACGGTTGTGTTTATTATGGTTTCTTCAATGTTCGGTAGCGGTTGGTCTATGCCACTTTCGATAACCAATCCATTATTAATAGTTGTATTATTTATTTTATCCATTAGCGGTTTTCTCTTATGGAACACTTTTTTTTCGGCAATAGCTGCCACAATTAACGACCCGAATACTTCAGCGAGAAGTTCTTTAATGATGGTGCCGGTCATACCGGTTGCGATTGCATTTTACGCTCTTGGAAATCCGGATTCGTTAGTGATGAAAATATTATCTTTGTTTCCACTCACTTCTTCGCCGGTTCTATCAGCAAGACTGGTTTTAACAGATGTGCCATTTATAGAGATATTACTTTCTTTGATCCTACTAATACTATCCATCTGGTATTTACGGAAAGCAGCCGGAAGAATTTTCTCACTTTCAATTTTAATGTATGGCAAAGAGCCATCCTGGAAAGAAATATCCAAATGGCTTAGAGAATCAAGGAAATAG